One Egicoccus halophilus genomic region harbors:
- a CDS encoding L-threonylcarbamoyladenylate synthase: MTGELLDVTGDGREDAVLRATEALRAGQLAVLPTDTAYGVAADAFNTRGTARIFGTRDQPRRTPLPVLVRSPKQLAGLTTVVPEAAERLVAAYWPGALTIVLFAEPNLRWDLGRNEGTVAVRMPLDDVALAVVRAVGPVAMTAASRCGETAPATAAAAREALGEAVEVYLDDGPRPAAAASTIVDLTRREPAVLRAGLLDADEVLAVARGELDPFAATMPPPDEDAVGPASTGASDVAAVPDEDGEDPLDDARPV; encoded by the coding sequence GTGACCGGCGAACTGCTCGACGTCACCGGCGACGGCCGCGAGGACGCCGTGCTGCGCGCCACGGAGGCCCTGCGGGCCGGTCAGCTCGCCGTCCTGCCGACCGACACCGCCTACGGGGTGGCGGCCGACGCCTTCAACACCCGGGGCACCGCCCGGATCTTCGGCACGCGCGACCAGCCGCGCCGGACACCGCTGCCGGTGCTGGTGCGCTCGCCCAAGCAATTGGCCGGCCTGACCACGGTCGTGCCCGAGGCGGCCGAGCGGCTGGTGGCCGCCTACTGGCCCGGCGCCCTGACCATCGTGCTGTTCGCCGAGCCGAACCTGCGCTGGGACCTCGGTCGCAACGAGGGCACCGTGGCGGTCCGCATGCCCCTCGACGACGTCGCCCTCGCCGTGGTGCGGGCGGTCGGGCCGGTCGCGATGACCGCGGCGTCGCGCTGCGGGGAGACGGCACCGGCCACCGCGGCCGCGGCGCGCGAGGCGTTGGGGGAGGCGGTCGAGGTCTACCTCGACGACGGGCCGCGCCCCGCAGCGGCGGCTTCCACGATCGTGGACCTCACCCGTCGGGAACCGGCGGTCCTGCGCGCCGGCCTGCTCGACGCCGACGAGGTGCTGGCCGTCGCCCGCGGGGAGCTCGACCCGTTCGCGGCCACGATGCCGCCGCCCGACGAGGACGCCGTCGGACCGGCGTCGACCGGTGCGAGCGACGTCGCGGCGGTGCCCGACGAGGACGGCGAGGACCCGCTCGACGACGCACGGCCGGTGTGA
- the rfbB gene encoding dTDP-glucose 4,6-dehydratase codes for MHVLVTGGAGFIGSNFVRHVLSTTDDVRVTNLDALTYAGNLASLRDVEDDPRYAFVRADVCDAEAMDAAMRDVDAVVHFAAESHVDRSIDGPSAFLRTNVLGAGVVFEAARRHGIERTLHISTDEVYGSIDTGSFVESDPLHPNSPYSVSKASADLLAQSYATTYDHPITITRTANNFGPYHYPEKLIPLFVTNLIDGGTVPLYGDGGNVRDWTYVLDNAAAQWLVLTQGAPGEVYNVGADNERSNKELTYRLLDHFGLGEDHVEFVADRPGHDRRYSIDSSKVRALGWEPATSLDEALERTIAWYRANESWWRPLKQAGASQRRGRAQ; via the coding sequence ATGCACGTGCTCGTCACCGGCGGTGCCGGGTTCATCGGCAGCAACTTCGTCCGCCACGTGCTGTCGACGACCGACGACGTGCGCGTCACCAACCTCGACGCGCTCACCTATGCGGGCAACCTGGCCTCCCTGCGCGACGTCGAGGACGACCCGCGCTACGCCTTCGTCCGGGCCGACGTGTGCGACGCCGAGGCCATGGACGCGGCGATGCGTGACGTCGACGCGGTGGTGCACTTCGCGGCCGAGAGCCACGTCGACCGTTCCATCGACGGGCCCTCGGCGTTCCTGCGCACCAACGTGCTCGGTGCCGGCGTGGTGTTCGAGGCGGCGCGCCGTCACGGGATCGAACGCACGCTGCACATCTCGACCGACGAGGTCTACGGCTCGATCGACACCGGCTCGTTCGTCGAGTCCGACCCGCTGCACCCCAACAGCCCCTACTCGGTGTCCAAGGCGTCGGCGGACCTGCTCGCCCAGTCCTACGCGACCACCTACGACCACCCGATCACGATCACCCGCACGGCGAACAACTTCGGCCCGTACCACTACCCGGAGAAGCTGATCCCGTTGTTCGTGACCAACCTCATCGACGGCGGCACCGTGCCGTTGTACGGCGACGGCGGCAACGTGCGTGACTGGACCTACGTGCTCGACAACGCCGCCGCCCAGTGGCTGGTGCTCACCCAGGGCGCGCCCGGCGAGGTCTACAACGTCGGTGCCGACAACGAGCGCTCCAACAAGGAGCTGACCTACCGCCTGCTCGACCACTTCGGGCTGGGGGAGGACCACGTCGAGTTCGTCGCCGACCGACCCGGGCACGACCGCCGCTACAGCATCGACAGCAGCAAGGTCCGGGCCCTGGGCTGGGAGCCCGCCACCAGCCTCGACGAGGCGCTCGAGCGCACGATCGCCTGGTACCGCGCCAACGAGTCGTGGTGGCGGCCGCTCAAGCAGGCCGGTGCGTCGCAGCGCCGTGGCCGGGCCCAGTAG
- a CDS encoding glucose-1-phosphate thymidylyltransferase, which translates to MKALVLAGGAGTRLRPLTHTSAKQLVPVANKPILFYGLEQIRDAGITDVGIIVGDTRAEIEAAVGDGTALGITPTYLPQQAPLGLAHALLTAADFLGDDDFVMFLGDNLVEGGIADAVETFRRERPDAQLLLKQVPDPERFGVAELTPSGDIARLVEKPAEPRSDLALVGIYLFTSKILDAARRIEPSARGELEITDAIQRLLDDGARVRSSLLEGWWLDTGKKDELLDANRIVLGSIGRSVAGEVDADSEVVGEVMVEAGASIVRSTVRGPAVIGAGCRIVDSFVGPFTSIGARTCIESSEVDFSVVLEDCLVRGISRLEGSLLGRNVELTRTRRRPAAHRFLLGDHSQVEIEGGS; encoded by the coding sequence ATGAAGGCCCTCGTCCTCGCGGGCGGCGCCGGTACCCGGCTGCGTCCGCTGACCCACACCAGTGCCAAGCAGTTGGTCCCGGTGGCCAACAAGCCGATCCTGTTCTACGGGCTCGAGCAGATCCGCGACGCCGGCATCACCGACGTCGGCATCATCGTCGGGGACACCCGGGCGGAGATCGAGGCGGCCGTCGGTGACGGCACCGCGCTCGGGATCACCCCGACCTACCTCCCGCAACAGGCGCCGCTCGGGCTCGCGCACGCGCTGCTGACCGCGGCCGACTTCCTCGGCGACGACGACTTCGTGATGTTCCTCGGCGACAACCTCGTCGAGGGCGGTATCGCCGACGCGGTCGAGACCTTCCGGCGCGAGCGCCCCGACGCGCAACTGCTGCTCAAGCAGGTGCCCGACCCGGAACGCTTCGGCGTCGCCGAGCTCACGCCGTCGGGGGACATCGCCCGGTTGGTCGAGAAGCCCGCCGAGCCGCGCTCCGACCTCGCCCTGGTCGGCATCTACCTGTTCACGTCCAAGATCCTCGACGCCGCCCGCCGCATCGAACCCTCGGCGCGTGGTGAGCTCGAGATCACCGACGCGATCCAGCGGCTGCTCGACGACGGCGCACGCGTGCGCTCGTCGCTGCTCGAGGGGTGGTGGCTCGACACCGGCAAGAAGGACGAACTGCTCGACGCCAACCGGATCGTGCTCGGGTCGATCGGCCGGTCGGTCGCCGGCGAGGTCGACGCGGACTCGGAGGTGGTCGGTGAGGTGATGGTCGAGGCCGGTGCCTCGATCGTGCGCTCGACGGTGCGGGGGCCGGCGGTCATCGGCGCCGGCTGCCGGATCGTGGACAGCTTCGTCGGCCCGTTCACCTCCATCGGCGCACGCACCTGCATCGAGTCGAGCGAGGTCGACTTCTCCGTGGTGCTCGAGGACTGCCTGGTGCGGGGCATCTCCCGCCTCGAGGGGTCGCTGCTGGGCCGCAACGTCGAGCTCACCCGCACGCGGCGTCGACCGGCGGCGCACCGGTTCCTGCTCGGCGACCACAGCCAGGTCGAGATCGAGGGAGGCTCCTGA
- a CDS encoding dTDP-4-dehydrorhamnose 3,5-epimerase family protein → MTVRRTDIEGLLVVSWPVHEDGRGFFRQTYQRSELEEALGRPVAFRQGNHARSAPGVLRGFHAEPWDKLVQVVRGRAMAAIADIRPESPTFGQVRTFELGDGVERIRLFVAAGLANSYCTHGDDDVDYLYDVTEEWYPGADKRAVAWDDPDLAVAWPVARPQVSEADRANPTLRERFPDHPAFASATPRRRDRTGAGAHVVGHAGDEQESVR, encoded by the coding sequence GTGACCGTCCGGCGCACCGACATCGAGGGTCTGCTCGTCGTCTCCTGGCCCGTGCACGAGGACGGTCGCGGGTTCTTCCGGCAGACCTACCAACGCAGCGAGCTCGAGGAGGCGCTCGGTCGTCCGGTCGCGTTCCGACAGGGCAACCACGCCCGCTCGGCCCCCGGCGTGCTGCGCGGCTTCCACGCCGAGCCGTGGGACAAGCTCGTCCAGGTCGTGCGTGGCCGGGCGATGGCCGCCATCGCCGACATCCGGCCCGAGAGCCCCACGTTCGGCCAGGTCCGCACGTTCGAACTCGGTGACGGCGTGGAGCGGATCCGGCTGTTCGTCGCCGCCGGACTGGCCAACTCCTACTGCACCCACGGTGACGACGACGTCGACTACCTCTACGACGTGACCGAGGAGTGGTACCCGGGTGCGGACAAGCGCGCCGTCGCCTGGGACGATCCGGACCTGGCCGTGGCGTGGCCGGTCGCGCGTCCACAGGTCTCCGAGGCCGACCGGGCCAACCCGACCCTGCGTGAGCGGTTCCCCGACCATCCCGCCTTCGCGTCCGCGACGCCGCGACGCCGCGACCGGACCGGTGCAGGCGCGCACGTGGTCGGGCATGCGGGTGACGAACAGGAGTCCGTGCGATGA
- the rfbD gene encoding dTDP-4-dehydrorhamnose reductase, translating into MRVVVTGAGGQLGLDLLDVFEDAVGLSAADLDVADEPAVWAAVRDHAPDLVVNAAAWTDVDGCEADPARAHRVNALGPWWLARACRAAGAALVSVSTDYVFDGTAPDGVDGRGLAEFDPVCPINAYGRSKAAGEQLVRETLPEHYLVRTAWVCGARGANFVRTMLRLGREREVVRVVDDQVGSPTCTRDLAAAIRELAVSGRYGTYHRTNAGRCSWYDLAAVTFELAGIEVDLQRMGSDELDRPAPRPGFSVLDNLHAEASGLLALPHWRDGLTRLLAEMGELAAPADTVASLPAPTRQACP; encoded by the coding sequence GTGCGCGTCGTCGTCACCGGGGCCGGGGGACAACTCGGTCTCGACCTGCTCGACGTCTTCGAGGACGCGGTCGGCCTGAGCGCCGCCGACCTCGACGTCGCCGACGAGCCGGCCGTGTGGGCCGCGGTCCGAGACCATGCGCCGGACCTGGTGGTCAACGCCGCCGCCTGGACCGACGTGGACGGTTGCGAGGCGGACCCGGCCCGCGCCCACCGGGTCAACGCGCTCGGGCCGTGGTGGCTGGCCCGGGCCTGTCGGGCGGCGGGTGCCGCGCTGGTGAGCGTCTCGACCGACTACGTCTTCGACGGCACCGCGCCCGACGGCGTCGACGGTCGTGGCCTGGCCGAGTTCGACCCGGTGTGCCCGATCAACGCCTACGGCCGCAGCAAGGCCGCGGGGGAACAGCTCGTGCGCGAGACGTTGCCCGAGCACTACCTCGTGCGCACGGCCTGGGTGTGTGGTGCCCGCGGTGCCAACTTCGTGCGCACGATGTTGCGCCTGGGCCGGGAACGCGAGGTGGTGCGCGTCGTCGACGACCAGGTCGGCTCGCCGACCTGCACCCGCGACCTCGCCGCTGCCATCCGTGAGCTGGCGGTCAGCGGCCGGTACGGGACCTACCACCGCACCAACGCGGGGCGGTGTTCCTGGTACGACCTCGCCGCGGTGACCTTCGAACTGGCCGGCATCGAGGTCGACCTGCAGCGGATGGGCAGCGACGAGCTCGACCGGCCGGCGCCGCGCCCCGGCTTCTCGGTGCTGGACAACCTGCACGCCGAGGCGAGCGGGCTGCTGGCGCTGCCCCACTGGCGCGACGGCCTGACCCGCCTGCTCGCCGAGATGGGGGAGCTCGCTGCGCCGGCCGACACCGTCGCCTCCCTGCCCGCCCCCACACGACAGGCCTGCCCGTGA
- a CDS encoding N5-glutamine methyltransferase family protein, translating to MTPVDRATVEAVAARLTAAGVPTPAVDARWLVEHVVEVAGSCTGCGAALLDGLVARRAAREPLQLVLGRSWFRELELLVAPGVFVPRPETEIVAGVAIDEARGLDAPIVAEPCTGTGAIALSVAVEVPGARVVATDLDAAAVDLARDNLGRVLAGDAGPPLVADQVEVLPGDLLEPLAPKLRGRLDVLVSNPPYLPAADRGSWEPEVGDHDPDRALVGGVDGHEVVDRLLALAVDWLRPGGLVVLEIDDRRGADARTAASAVGLTDVALVHDLTGAERAVVARRRQERPPTSGHPTRG from the coding sequence ATGACGCCGGTGGACCGCGCGACCGTCGAGGCGGTCGCCGCCCGTCTCACCGCTGCCGGCGTGCCCACCCCCGCCGTCGACGCGCGTTGGCTGGTCGAGCACGTGGTCGAGGTGGCCGGATCCTGCACCGGGTGCGGTGCGGCGCTGCTCGACGGACTGGTGGCGCGCCGGGCCGCACGCGAGCCGCTGCAGCTGGTGCTCGGCCGCAGCTGGTTCCGTGAGCTCGAACTGCTGGTCGCCCCCGGCGTGTTCGTGCCGCGACCGGAGACCGAGATCGTGGCCGGCGTGGCGATCGACGAGGCCCGTGGGCTGGACGCGCCCATCGTGGCCGAGCCGTGCACCGGTACCGGCGCGATCGCCCTGTCCGTGGCCGTGGAGGTACCCGGTGCGCGGGTGGTGGCCACCGACCTCGACGCGGCGGCGGTGGACCTGGCTCGCGACAACCTCGGGCGCGTGCTGGCCGGCGACGCCGGCCCGCCGCTCGTCGCCGACCAGGTGGAGGTCCTGCCCGGCGACCTGCTCGAACCCTTGGCACCCAAGCTGCGGGGGCGCCTGGACGTGCTGGTGTCCAACCCGCCGTACCTGCCGGCCGCCGACCGCGGCAGCTGGGAGCCCGAGGTGGGTGACCACGACCCCGACCGGGCACTGGTCGGTGGTGTGGACGGCCACGAGGTCGTCGACCGCCTGCTCGCCCTCGCCGTCGACTGGCTGCGGCCCGGGGGCCTGGTGGTGCTCGAGATCGACGACCGGCGCGGCGCCGACGCCCGCACGGCGGCCTCCGCGGTCGGACTGACCGACGTGGCACTGGTCCACGACCTCACCGGCGCCGAGCGGGCGGTCGTCGCCCGGCGCCGTCAGGAACGGCCCCCGACGTCGGGACACCCCACGCGCGGCTAG
- the prfA gene encoding peptide chain release factor 1, producing the protein MFDKLDQLEARFRDLEAQLADPDVVSDGQRYTVAAKQHAELAEVVAAYRAWRDTGGDVDAALEMLAESEGDDKAMVKAELDELTQRRGELEDRLRLLLVPKDPHDDKDVIVEIRAAAGGDEAGLFAAELRDMYLRYAQRQGWRTNVLSASASGIGGVKEAILEIAGGDAYAHLKHESGVHRVQRVPATESQGRIHTSTASVAVLPAAEEVDVEVNTNDLRIDVYRSSGPGGQSVNTTDSAVRITHVPTGLVVACQDEKSQHQNRDKAMRILRSRLLQAEQERQARARADDRAGQIGTGDRSEKIRTYNFPQSRITDHRIGLTVHNLADVLGGELDAVVAALRQTEREHRLAALEDGDGHPA; encoded by the coding sequence GTGTTCGACAAACTCGACCAGCTCGAGGCGCGCTTCCGCGACCTCGAGGCACAACTCGCCGACCCCGACGTGGTGTCGGACGGTCAGCGCTACACCGTGGCGGCCAAGCAGCACGCGGAGCTCGCCGAGGTCGTCGCGGCCTACCGTGCCTGGCGCGACACCGGTGGGGACGTCGACGCCGCGCTGGAGATGCTCGCCGAGTCCGAGGGTGACGACAAGGCCATGGTCAAGGCCGAGCTCGACGAGCTCACCCAGCGGCGGGGTGAGCTCGAGGACCGCCTCCGGCTGCTGCTGGTCCCGAAGGACCCCCACGACGACAAGGACGTCATCGTCGAGATCCGGGCTGCCGCCGGTGGTGACGAGGCCGGCCTGTTCGCCGCCGAGCTGCGCGACATGTACCTGCGCTACGCCCAGCGCCAGGGGTGGCGCACCAACGTGCTGTCGGCGTCGGCCTCCGGGATCGGCGGGGTCAAGGAGGCGATCCTCGAGATCGCCGGCGGGGACGCCTACGCCCACCTCAAGCACGAGTCGGGGGTGCACCGCGTCCAGCGGGTGCCGGCCACCGAGTCGCAGGGGCGCATCCACACCTCGACCGCGTCGGTGGCCGTGCTGCCCGCCGCCGAGGAGGTCGACGTCGAGGTCAACACCAACGACCTGCGCATCGACGTCTACCGCTCGTCGGGCCCGGGCGGGCAGAGCGTGAACACCACCGACTCGGCGGTGCGCATCACGCACGTGCCGACCGGGCTGGTGGTCGCGTGCCAGGACGAGAAGTCCCAGCACCAGAACCGCGACAAGGCCATGCGCATCCTGCGTTCACGGCTGCTGCAGGCCGAGCAGGAGCGCCAGGCCCGGGCCCGCGCCGACGATCGGGCCGGGCAGATCGGCACCGGGGACCGCTCCGAGAAGATCCGCACCTACAACTTTCCGCAGTCGCGGATCACCGACCACCGCATCGGGCTGACCGTGCACAACCTCGCCGACGTGCTCGGTGGGGAGCTCGACGCGGTCGTCGCGGCGCTGCGTCAGACCGAGCGCGAGCACCGGCTCGCCGCGCTCGAGGACGGCGACGGACACCCGGCATGA
- a CDS encoding DUF1385 domain-containing protein, with translation MSSDVSPLRPEPLAAAPHYYGGQAVIEGVMMRGADRWAVAVRRPAGDIWLECHAVSDLPQRRPILGKPLVRGCYALADSLAVGMRALGISATQAFDDEDGEEELGGGAIGASLLVALLLFVGIFIFLPSAGTKAVDALVGGHLGDGVWFHLVESFVRIVIFLGYLWSISLLADIRRVFQYHGAEHKTIAAWEHGETLEPETVDRYSTLHVRCGTNFLIMVMLLAVVIYTLAGVLVPPPEGAGLLVSILYHVALRVVLLPVVAGLAYEGLRLGAAKGEHPLVRALMQPGLWLQRITTKPPTRDQIEVAIRSFEAVVPAELREGRVPHTLDSPVVLARDGLPVTLSDADVRVDGAPAVTPDRGTDPADAPFDEG, from the coding sequence GTGAGCTCCGACGTCTCCCCGCTCCGGCCCGAGCCGCTCGCGGCGGCGCCGCACTACTACGGCGGTCAGGCGGTCATCGAGGGCGTCATGATGCGCGGCGCCGACCGCTGGGCCGTGGCGGTGCGCCGGCCGGCCGGGGACATCTGGCTCGAGTGCCACGCCGTGTCCGACCTGCCGCAGCGACGCCCGATCCTGGGCAAGCCGCTGGTGCGCGGTTGTTACGCGCTGGCGGACTCGCTGGCGGTGGGCATGCGGGCGCTCGGCATCTCGGCGACGCAGGCCTTCGACGACGAGGACGGCGAGGAGGAGCTCGGCGGCGGCGCGATCGGGGCGTCGCTGCTGGTCGCCCTGCTGCTGTTCGTCGGCATCTTCATCTTCCTGCCCTCGGCCGGGACCAAGGCGGTCGACGCGCTCGTCGGCGGCCACCTCGGCGACGGTGTGTGGTTCCACCTCGTCGAGTCGTTCGTTCGCATCGTGATCTTCCTCGGCTACCTGTGGTCGATCTCGCTGCTCGCCGACATCCGACGGGTGTTCCAGTACCACGGCGCCGAGCACAAGACCATCGCCGCCTGGGAGCACGGGGAGACGCTCGAGCCGGAGACGGTCGACCGCTACTCCACCCTGCACGTGCGCTGCGGCACGAACTTCCTGATCATGGTGATGCTGCTCGCCGTGGTGATCTACACGCTGGCCGGGGTGCTGGTGCCGCCGCCCGAGGGTGCGGGCCTGCTGGTCAGCATCCTCTACCACGTCGCGCTGCGGGTGGTGCTGCTGCCGGTGGTCGCGGGGCTGGCCTACGAGGGCTTGCGGCTCGGCGCCGCCAAGGGCGAGCACCCGCTCGTGCGGGCGTTGATGCAGCCCGGCCTGTGGCTGCAGCGGATCACGACCAAGCCGCCGACCCGCGACCAGATCGAGGTCGCCATCCGCTCGTTCGAAGCGGTCGTGCCGGCCGAGTTGCGCGAGGGCCGGGTCCCCCACACGCTGGACAGCCCCGTCGTGCTCGCCCGCGACGGCCTGCCGGTGACGCTGTCCGACGCCGACGTGCGCGTCGACGGCGCCCCGGCGGTGACCCCCGACCGTGGGACCGACCCGGCCGATGCGCCGTTCGACGAGGGCTGA
- a CDS encoding ABC transporter ATP-binding protein, giving the protein MDTLELRRLRLQRQGLTVLDGVDLTVAAGERLALLGPSGAGKSTLLRVVAGLEPPSSGAVLLGGVDVTSASPGERDVVFVAEDAPLLDHLDVERNLGFPLRVRRRPAEEVADRTRAEGRAFGITHLFRRRPRQLAAGEHSTVTLARSLVRRGRVLLLDEPFSRLDVHRRDELAHELVAVQQGYGVTTVIATHDQRTAGVVADRVAVLDGGRLRQVDRLQALFDRPADTFVARFVGEPPMNLLPGVLGERVDPGASRVAVVPSRPGWRPSGTLLVGVRPTALAPWRATDACQLAGTVRTAAFVGAAVEVRLDTPAGEVVAVLATPGPRVGDSLTLGAPARAVHLFDAVTGRALRHGV; this is encoded by the coding sequence ATGGACACGCTCGAACTGCGACGGTTGCGCCTGCAACGCCAGGGGCTGACGGTCCTCGACGGCGTGGACCTCACGGTGGCGGCCGGAGAACGGCTCGCCCTGCTCGGCCCGTCGGGGGCCGGCAAGTCGACCCTGCTGCGGGTCGTCGCCGGACTCGAGCCGCCGAGCTCGGGCGCGGTGCTGCTCGGAGGCGTCGACGTCACCTCGGCGTCGCCGGGCGAGCGTGACGTGGTGTTCGTCGCCGAGGACGCGCCGCTGCTCGACCACCTCGACGTCGAACGCAACCTCGGGTTCCCGCTGCGCGTGCGGCGGCGTCCGGCCGAGGAGGTCGCGGACCGCACCCGCGCCGAGGGTCGCGCGTTCGGCATCACCCACCTGTTCCGGCGCCGACCCCGCCAGCTGGCCGCGGGCGAGCACAGCACGGTGACCCTCGCGCGTTCGCTGGTCCGGCGCGGACGGGTCCTGCTCCTCGACGAGCCGTTCTCCCGACTCGACGTGCACCGCCGTGACGAGCTGGCGCACGAGCTGGTCGCGGTGCAGCAGGGGTACGGGGTCACGACCGTGATCGCGACCCACGACCAGCGCACCGCCGGGGTGGTCGCCGACCGGGTCGCGGTGCTCGACGGGGGACGGCTGCGGCAGGTGGACCGTCTCCAGGCGCTGTTCGACCGGCCGGCGGACACCTTCGTGGCCCGCTTCGTCGGTGAGCCCCCGATGAACCTGCTGCCGGGTGTGCTGGGCGAGCGGGTCGATCCGGGCGCGTCCCGGGTCGCGGTCGTGCCGAGCCGGCCAGGGTGGCGGCCGTCGGGAACGCTGCTGGTCGGCGTGCGTCCGACGGCACTCGCGCCCTGGCGGGCGACCGACGCCTGCCAGCTCGCCGGGACGGTGCGCACGGCGGCGTTCGTCGGCGCGGCCGTCGAGGTGCGTCTCGACACCCCGGCCGGCGAGGTCGTGGCGGTGCTGGCGACCCCGGGGCCGCGCGTCGGTGATTCCCTGACCCTGGGTGCGCCGGCGCGCGCCGTGCACCTGTTCGACGCCGTCACCGGTCGTGCCCTGCGCCACGGGGTCTGA
- a CDS encoding NAD-dependent epimerase/dehydratase family protein — MTTLVTGATGFIGHEVARQLAAAGERPRLVVRRRARGPLLHGLDADIVHADLRAPETLARAVAGCDRIIHLAGRAVFEPARKLVDSFVHGTRHLAEAAADAGVEHLLFASSLLVHAPTDEPITADTPPDPVTDYGRTKWFVERKLAAFGARTGLAVGSVRLPHVYGPTDQLFGRVHRRVLLVPGRTSRPYAHLHVTDAARALIRASEQRWQGASAIGDAQPAGWDEVLGHLQARMPDLRVVRVPESLARVGTTLLAPAVALRRQPTLQTVDAVRSWNFSMPVAPDALWPQLGITPRYPTYREGIDATLDSYVAFRWRHPVEDRSR; from the coding sequence ATGACGACGTTGGTGACGGGTGCGACCGGTTTCATCGGCCACGAGGTGGCCCGCCAGTTGGCCGCCGCCGGCGAACGGCCGCGACTCGTGGTGCGGCGGCGCGCCCGTGGGCCGCTGCTGCACGGTCTGGACGCGGACATCGTCCATGCCGACCTGCGGGCGCCGGAGACCCTCGCGCGGGCGGTGGCGGGTTGTGACCGCATCATCCATCTCGCCGGTCGGGCGGTGTTCGAGCCGGCCCGCAAGCTGGTCGACTCCTTCGTGCACGGGACCCGGCACCTGGCCGAGGCGGCGGCGGACGCCGGCGTGGAGCACCTGCTGTTCGCCTCGTCGCTGTTGGTGCACGCACCGACCGACGAGCCGATCACCGCGGACACGCCGCCGGATCCGGTGACCGACTACGGCCGCACGAAGTGGTTCGTGGAGCGCAAGCTGGCCGCCTTCGGGGCGCGAACCGGGTTGGCGGTCGGCAGTGTCCGGCTCCCGCACGTCTACGGACCCACCGACCAGCTGTTCGGCCGGGTGCACCGGCGGGTGCTGCTCGTCCCTGGCCGCACCTCACGGCCGTACGCGCACCTGCACGTCACGGACGCGGCACGGGCGCTGATCCGTGCCAGCGAGCAGCGCTGGCAGGGTGCGAGCGCCATCGGTGACGCCCAGCCGGCCGGCTGGGACGAGGTGCTCGGTCACCTGCAGGCGCGCATGCCCGACCTGCGGGTGGTCCGTGTCCCGGAGTCGCTGGCCCGCGTCGGAACGACGCTGCTCGCGCCGGCGGTCGCGCTCCGGCGCCAGCCGACCCTGCAGACGGTCGACGCCGTGCGCAGTTGGAACTTCTCGATGCCGGTGGCTCCGGATGCGCTGTGGCCGCAGCTCGGCATCACCCCGCGGTATCCCACCTACCGCGAGGGGATCGACGCGACGCTCGACAGCTACGTGGCCTTCCGCTGGCGCCATCCGGTCGAGGACCGCTCACGCTGA
- the rpmE gene encoding 50S ribosomal protein L31, whose translation MKQGIHPDYSVATVTCSCGNSFETRATVDKISVELCNQCHPFYTGKQKLVDTGGRVDRFKRRLEKAQG comes from the coding sequence ATGAAGCAGGGCATCCACCCCGACTACTCGGTCGCGACCGTCACGTGTTCGTGCGGCAACTCGTTCGAGACCCGCGCCACCGTCGACAAGATCAGCGTCGAGCTGTGCAACCAGTGCCACCCGTTCTACACCGGCAAGCAGAAGCTGGTCGACACCGGTGGCCGCGTCGACCGGTTCAAGCGTCGCCTGGAGAAGGCGCAGGGCTGA
- a CDS encoding Bax inhibitor-1 family protein, with the protein MSQSFTPPPPPGAALPHAPIAQQSVDVRADFMRGVYTNLVLGIVAFIGISFVLLSDVLFATPPAAVIYELVVGTNWLLILGGFMLVSWLASRLSVSARTPGQQWAGYGLLVLANALLFATPLYIATQRPELQGTVGTAALLSVLAFGGLSLVAVRSSKDFSFLGTLLKWGGILALVAIVAGVLTGSGLGTLFVVAMIGFAGGAILYDTQKIYRSFPPGTEVIAAMHLFSSIALLFWYVLQLLMRR; encoded by the coding sequence ATGAGCCAGTCGTTCACGCCGCCCCCGCCGCCGGGCGCCGCTCTGCCGCACGCGCCGATCGCCCAGCAGTCCGTCGACGTCCGCGCCGACTTCATGCGCGGGGTCTACACCAACCTGGTGCTCGGCATCGTCGCCTTCATCGGCATCTCGTTCGTGCTGCTCAGCGACGTGTTGTTCGCGACGCCGCCGGCCGCCGTCATCTACGAACTCGTCGTCGGCACGAACTGGCTGCTGATCCTGGGCGGTTTCATGCTGGTGTCCTGGCTCGCCAGTCGCCTGAGCGTCAGCGCCCGGACGCCCGGACAGCAGTGGGCCGGGTACGGCCTGTTGGTGCTGGCCAACGCGCTGCTGTTCGCGACGCCGCTCTACATCGCCACCCAGCGGCCGGAGCTGCAGGGCACCGTCGGCACCGCCGCACTGCTCTCCGTGCTGGCGTTCGGTGGACTGTCACTGGTCGCCGTGCGCAGCTCGAAGGACTTCAGCTTCCTCGGCACGCTGCTCAAGTGGGGCGGCATCCTCGCGCTCGTCGCCATCGTGGCCGGTGTGCTGACCGGTTCGGGCCTCGGCACGCTGTTCGTGGTCGCCATGATCGGCTTCGCCGGCGGCGCGATCCTGTACGACACGCAGAAGATCTACCGGTCGTTCCCCCCCGGGACCGAGGTGATCGCCGCGATGCACCTGTTCAGCTCCATCGCGCTGCTGTTCTGGTATGTCCTGCAGTTGCTGATGCGCCGCTGA